Proteins co-encoded in one Capnocytophaga ochracea DSM 7271 genomic window:
- a CDS encoding DUF3098 domain-containing protein: MKHHSTFIFEKKNYLIMAIGLIVIALGFITMSGGGSDNPAVFDPSIFNFRRIHLAPALVLLGFAIEIYAILVNPKTDKKQDEK, encoded by the coding sequence ATGAAACATCATTCAACTTTCATTTTTGAAAAGAAAAACTATCTTATTATGGCTATTGGCTTAATAGTAATAGCCCTTGGTTTTATAACAATGAGCGGTGGTGGTAGCGATAATCCCGCTGTGTTCGACCCCTCTATTTTCAATTTCCGACGTATTCACTTAGCTCCTGCTTTGGTACTTTTAGGTTTTGCCATTGAAATTTACGCCATTCTGGTAAATCCTAAAACTGATAAAAAACAAGACGAAAAATAA
- a CDS encoding cell division protein FtsX, with product MARSIDSFNKRRLITSYFSVIVSITLVLFLMGFFSFLVLSANKLANYFKEQVTVTVLIKDDAKNADIEQLQKTLSVASFVKSVRFVSKEVAAEKFSKDIGEDFVTFIGTNPLQNTIDLSLKAEYAEPDKMREIKRELEQNSFVTEVVYDQSLVALIHENVNRIGIVTLIFSALFTFVSILLINASIRLSIYSKRFIIKTMQLVGATRSFIRRPFLWTNVRLGILSALIAIVLFYLSLLAIVKSYPEFNILMDTGTLSIVFISIITIGILISWLSTYFATQRFLNLNTNDLYY from the coding sequence ATGGCACGTTCCATCGATTCATTTAACAAACGAAGATTAATTACCTCCTATTTTTCGGTAATAGTGAGCATTACCTTAGTGCTCTTTCTTATGGGCTTTTTTAGTTTTTTAGTATTAAGTGCTAATAAATTAGCCAATTACTTCAAAGAGCAAGTAACCGTTACCGTCTTGATAAAGGACGACGCTAAAAATGCCGACATCGAACAGTTACAGAAAACTCTTTCGGTAGCGAGTTTTGTAAAGTCAGTGCGTTTCGTATCAAAAGAAGTTGCTGCCGAAAAGTTCAGTAAGGATATCGGCGAAGATTTTGTTACCTTCATCGGTACTAATCCTCTGCAAAACACCATTGATTTAAGCCTAAAAGCCGAATATGCCGAGCCCGATAAGATGCGCGAAATCAAACGTGAGTTAGAGCAAAACTCTTTTGTTACCGAAGTAGTGTACGACCAATCTTTGGTAGCTCTTATCCACGAAAATGTGAACAGAATAGGTATTGTTACATTAATTTTCAGCGCCCTATTCACTTTTGTATCTATCTTGCTTATCAATGCCTCTATTCGCCTCTCCATTTATTCCAAACGTTTTATCATCAAAACAATGCAATTAGTAGGGGCTACGCGCAGTTTCATACGCCGTCCGTTTTTATGGACAAATGTACGCTTGGGCATTCTCAGTGCTCTAATAGCCATAGTGCTTTTCTATCTATCGCTATTGGCTATTGTAAAATCATACCCTGAGTTTAATATCTTAATGGACACTGGTACTTTAAGCATTGTTTTCATAAGCATTATAACCATTGGGATACTCATCAGTTGGCTAAGCACCTATTTTGCTACACAACGTTTCCTAAACCTCAATACCAACGACCTTTATTATTAA
- a CDS encoding undecaprenyl-diphosphate phosphatase, protein MSTLQAIIIAIIEGLTEYLPISSTAHMGFTAALMGMPDDEYLKMFQVSIQFGAILSIVVLYWRKFFDFSNWNFYFKLACAVIPALILGKLFDDKIEAVLGNQKAIAITLIVGGIILIFVDNWFKHPTIHNEKDITIKKAVTIGFWQCLAMMPGTSRSAASIIGGMTQGLTRKAAAEFSFFLAVPTMLAVTVYSIFLKKWGTAQEKGYELIMKTDESFWLFIIGNVIAFVVAMIAVKFFIHILTKFGFKVWGIYRIVIGAVLLIYFSINN, encoded by the coding sequence ATGAGTACACTGCAAGCTATTATTATTGCTATTATCGAAGGACTTACCGAGTACCTTCCTATCTCATCAACCGCACATATGGGCTTTACCGCTGCCCTTATGGGAATGCCCGACGATGAGTATTTGAAAATGTTTCAAGTCTCCATACAGTTTGGTGCTATCCTCTCGATAGTAGTACTGTATTGGCGCAAGTTCTTCGACTTTTCTAATTGGAACTTCTATTTCAAATTAGCTTGTGCCGTTATCCCTGCTCTTATATTAGGTAAGCTTTTCGATGATAAGATTGAAGCAGTTTTGGGCAACCAAAAAGCGATTGCTATTACCCTAATTGTCGGCGGTATTATCCTTATTTTTGTAGACAATTGGTTCAAACATCCTACGATTCACAACGAGAAAGACATCACAATAAAGAAAGCCGTTACTATTGGTTTTTGGCAGTGTTTAGCAATGATGCCAGGCACTTCGCGCTCTGCTGCTTCTATTATTGGTGGAATGACGCAAGGGCTCACTCGCAAAGCTGCCGCTGAGTTCTCTTTCTTCTTAGCCGTTCCTACAATGCTGGCTGTAACCGTGTATTCTATTTTCTTGAAGAAATGGGGTACTGCCCAGGAGAAAGGCTACGAGCTGATAATGAAAACTGATGAGAGTTTTTGGTTGTTTATCATAGGTAATGTAATAGCTTTTGTGGTAGCAATGATAGCCGTGAAATTCTTTATACATATCCTCACCAAATTTGGTTTTAAAGTATGGGGCATTTACCGCATTGTTATTGGAGCAGTATTACTGATTTATTTCTCAATTAACAATTAA